In Larimichthys crocea isolate SSNF chromosome VI, L_crocea_2.0, whole genome shotgun sequence, one genomic interval encodes:
- the LOC109140887 gene encoding protein FAM107B, whose amino-acid sequence MIPPRQVIENQQQEGSDFIKPRKLPNPILASPQHRDLHRELLFCYRRGLLPRIKPELQCVLEHKQREQHKQRELALCPPSDLEVKLHMRQQKIQVYEEEEKKRSESLQNIPEFVRVRGSLRRTQTFSS is encoded by the exons ATGATCCCACCACGACAGGTGATTGAGAATCAACAACAGGAGGGCAGTGACTTCATCAAACCGAGGAAGCTTCCAAATCCCATCCTGGCTTCTCCCCAACACAGAGACCTTCACCGGGAGCTGCTATTCTGCTACAGACG AGGTCTACTGCCCAGAATAAAGCcagagctgcagtgtgtgctgGAACACAAACAGAGGGAGCAGCACAAGCAAAGGGAGCTGgccctctgtcctccctctgaCTTGGAGGTGAAGCTACACATGAGGCAGCAGAAAATACAAGTC tacgaggaggaggagaagaagaggagtgagAGCCTGCAGAATATACCAGAGTTTGTTCGCGTGAGAGGATCCCTGAGACGCACTCAAACCTTTTCCTCATGA
- the cdab gene encoding cytidine deaminase b, producing the protein MDQVKFSREVMHIKDRGSRHLSQETVKKLIHRSQEAKKQAYSPYSKFRVGAAILTTDNCVFTGCNVENACYNLGVCAERNAISKAVSEGYRNFTAIAIASDLDDQFISPCGGCRQFMREFGPNWDVYLSKPDGSYLKMTVDELLPTSFGPEDLAMKKVFDIPNEY; encoded by the exons ATGGACCAAGTCAAATTCAGCAGGGAGGTGATGCATATTAAGGACCGTGGCTCCAGACACTTGTCCCAGGAAACTGTGAAGAAGCTCATTCACCGGTCGCAGGAGGCAAAGAAGCAAGCCTACAGTCCTTACAGCAAATTCAGGGTAGGGGCTGCTATCCTGACCACTGACAACTGTGTATTTACAG GCTGCAACGTGGAGAATGCTTGTTATAATCTGGGAGTGTGTGCGGAAAGGAACGCTATCTCCAAGGCGGTGTCAGAGGGCTACAGGAATTTCACAGCCATTGCAATTGCCAG TGACCTGGATGACCAGTTCATCTCCCCTTGTGGTGGCTGCAGGCAATTCATGAGAGAG tttgggCCAAATTGGGATGTGTACCTATCAAAGCCTGATGGCTCATACCTGAAAATGACTGTGGACGAACTGCTGCCAACCTCCTTTGGCCCTGAAGACCTGGCCATGAAGAAAGTGTTTGACATACCTAATGAATACTGA
- the tmem167b gene encoding protein kish-B → MTNVYSFDGILVFGLLFICTCAYLKKVPRINSWLLSEKKGVWGVFYKAAIIGTRLHIAVAISCLAMAFYVIFLK, encoded by the exons ATGACAAATG TGTACTCCTTCGATGGCATCCTGGTGTTCGGGTTGCTGTTCATCTGCACCTGTGCGTACCTTAAAAAGGTGCCTCGCATCAACAGCTGGCTGCTGTCAGAGAAGAAAGGAGTGTGGGGCGTCTTCTACAAAG CTGCAATAATTGGGACGCGGCTTCACATTGCCGTGGCAATTTCCTGTTTGGCCATGGCTTTCTACGTTATCTTCTTGAAATGA
- the dnajc16l gene encoding dnaJ homolog subfamily C member 16: protein MTARRAGRYPRTCPVLVAIFLLVLSVQLVRTAPEYDPYKILGVSRSASQTEIKRAYKNLAKEWHPDKNKDPKAEDMFIKVSKSYEILSNEERRSNFDRYGQMDENQPFGQSQHHGFRGFHNSFYFDESFFHFPRSRDFADSKYLLHHAQFNSDVLPDSHKRPYLIKVTSEWCFACIHIEPVWKETVQELEPLGVGIGIVDLGIERRLANQLGAHRAPSIIGLVNGRVTFFHQAVVREHLRQFIEDLLPQKLVEKITDDNYLTFLDSWQVENKPTVLLFDQVPIIPLLYKLTAFAFRDYVRFGYVDQGDTHNTRLLRQFNINTYAPTMLLFKEDTEKPVDIIQARGMKRQIMDEFVSNNKFLKVPRLINQQLFDELCPVKQFHRRRKYCVLLITGDEQAFIPGNKAFLDFASANEKDVLRFAYVYQRQQQPLCQALLHNQAAHSPQVVILERRSQAGKVLYRSVSGGWNGSEEDKYRLHEQLELLQKDPTYLTSDATLPELNNEMAPMFIIQWMNAAYDYILQIYDDLLYSNWREMMPILSLIFSALFILFGTVIIQAFSEPGESKPRKPKQKEQPQAEDDASNRAGTSSRAPKKDFVEVTELTDVTYISNLVKLRPGHINVVLVLTNASKTVLLRKYAKEVFSFSGTQTLHFSFLNADKHRHWMPSLLRSTPDAMQGHSDEDEESSDYTGHVLALNGHKKYFCLFRPVFTGDDPNDSSSETSFSSDSRRKSRSRSRSSSHSRSRSHSRDDGAVPKRGSSRATTIELHHKLDRLGLWMERLMEGTLPRLQVPAWPSLDETTSTES, encoded by the exons ATGACGGCCAGGAGAGCCGGCCGATACCCTCGGACATGTCCGGTTCTTGTCGCCATCTTTCTGCTGGTTTTGAGTGTGCAGCTGGTGAGAACAGCTCCTGAATATGATCCCTACAAAATCCTGGGTGTCAGCAGGAGTGCGAGTCAAACAGAAATCAAAAGGGCATACAAGAACCTGGCCAAAGAATG GCATCCAGACAAGAACAAGGACCCTAAAGCTGAGGACATGTTCATCAAGGTTTCTAAGTCATATGAG ATTCTTTCCAATGAGGAGCGGAGGTCTAACTTTGACCGCTACGGGCAGATGGATGAAAACCAGCCCTTTGGCCAGTCGCAGCATCACGGTTTCCGAGGCTTCCACAACAGCTTCTACTTTGACGAGTCTTTTTTCCACTTTCCCAG GTCCAGGGACTTTGCAGATAGCAAATACCTGCTTCACCACGCACAGTTCAACAGTGATGTCCTCCCAGACAGCCACAAGAGGCCGTATCTAATTAAAGTGACCTCTGAATGGTGCTTTGCATGCATCCATATTGAGCCTGTGTGGAAGGAGACAGTGCAGGAACTGGAGCCACTAG GTGTTGGCATTGGCATTGTGGACCTGGGTATTGAGCGTCGCCTGGCCAACCAGCTGGGAGCTCACCGCGCTCCCTCTATCATCGGGCTGGTGAACGGCAGGGTGACTTTCTTCCATCAGGCTGTGGTACGGGAGCACCTGCGACAGTTTATTGAAGACCTGCTGCCCCAGAAACTGGTGGAAAAG ATCACAGATGACAACTACCTGACTTTTCTGGATAGCTGGCAAGTGGAAAATAAGCCCACCGTTCTCTTGTTTGACCAAGTCCCTATTATTCCGCTACTCTACAAA TTAACAGCGTTTGCCTTCAGAGACTATGTGCGCTTTGGCTACGTGGACCAGGGTGACACACACAATACTCGGCTACTGCGGCAgttcaacataaacacatacgcCCCCACCATGTTGCTGTTCAAGGAGGACACAGAGAAGCCTGTTGACATCATCCAG GCCAGAGGAATGAAGCGACAGATCATGGATGAGTTTGTCTCCAACAACAAGTTCCTGAAGGTGCCACGGCTGATCAACCAGCAGCTTTTTGATGAGCTTTGTCCTGTCAAGCAGTTCCACCGACGGAGGAA GTACTGTGTGCTGCTGATCACAGGGGACGAACAAGCCTTTATCCCAGGCAATAAGGCCTTCCTGGACTTTGCGTCAGCTAACGAAAAAGACGTGCTACGATTTGCTTATGTCTACCAGCGtcagcagcagcctctctgTCAGGCCCTGCTGCATAATCAAGCTGCACACTCACCACAG GTGGTGATTCTTGAGAGGCGGAGCCAGGCTGGTAAGGTCCTGTACCGCTCTGTGAGCGGTGGCTGGAACGGCAGTGAAGAAGATAAGTACAGGCTTCACGAACAGCTGGAGCTCCTTCAGAAAGACCCCACCTACCTGACCTCAGACGCCACTCTGCCAGAACTCAACAACGAGATGGCCCCC ATGTTTATTATTCAGTGGATGAATGCTGCCTATGATTACATCCTTCAAATATACGATGACCTTCTCTACTCAAACTG GCGAGAGATGATGCCCATCCTGTCGCTGATCTTCTCAGCTCTCTTCATTCTTTTTGGCACCGTTATCATTCAGGCCTTCAG TGAGCCAGGTGAGAGCAAACCCCGGAAACCAAAGCAAAAGGAGCAACCGCAAGCTGAGGACGATGCTTCAAATAGAGCTGGTACCTCGAG CCGTGCTCCTAAGAAGGACTTTGTGGAAGTGACAGAGCTGACAGACGTCACATACATCAGCAACCTGGTCAAGTTGAGGCCCGGCCACATCAATGTTGTCCTTGTGCTAACCAATGCATCCAAGACTGTCTTGCTCAGGAAATATGCAAAggaggttttttctttttctgg GACTCAGACCCTCCACTTTTCCTTCCTAAATGCCGATAAGCACCGCCACTGGATGCCGTCACTCCTTCGCTCCACTCCTGATGCTATGCAGGGCCACTCAGACGAGGACGAGGAGTCTTCAGACTACACCGGTCACGTCCTGGCCCTCAATGGCCACAAAAAATACTTTTGCCTCTTCAGACCCGTCTTCACAGGGGACGATCCCAATGACTCTTCATCCGAAACCTCATTCTCCTCCGACAGCAGGAGAAAGTCCAggtccagatccagatccagctCCCACTCCCGATCCAGGTCCCATTCCAGGGATGATGGGGCTGTACCCAAGAGAGGCTCCAGTAGGGCAACTACCATAGAACTCCACCACAAGCTTGACAGGCTGGGACTGTGGATGGAGAGGCTTATGGAGGGCACCCTGCCCAGATTACAGGTCCCTGCATGGCCTTCTCTTGATGAAACCACCTCCACGGAGAGCTGA
- the b3galt6 gene encoding beta-1,3-galactosyltransferase 6, translated as MNLLRLVCRHKTALVIGTVCSFAVVLVFLAKCTSETLKQGHQDPPGLAPHANDLLSRPEQHNAPAASKDLSAFIVVLITTGPKYTERRSIIRSTWLAKRDSDVLAKFVVGTQGLSNEDLQNLNTEQGRHKDMLLLPDLRDSYENLTLKLLHMYSWLDQKVEFKFVLKADDDTFARLDLLKEELKGKEPSRLYWGFFSGRGRVKTAGKWRESSWELCDYYLPYALGGGYILSADLVRYVHLNAGYFKTWQSEDVSLGAWLAPVDVRRTHDPRFDTEYKSRGCNNKYLVTHKQSLEDMLEKHQTLQRDGKLCKEEVKLRLSYVYDWSVPPSQCCQRKDGIP; from the coding sequence ATGAATCTGCTGCGTCTTGTGTGCCGCCACAAGACAGCGCTGGTCATCGGCACTGTGTGCAGCTTCGCTGTAGTTCTGGTCTTCTTGGCCAAATGTACTTCAGAAACCCTGAAACAGGGCCACCAGGATCCTCCAGGCCTAGCTCCCCATGCCAATGATTTGCTATCCCGTCCAGAGCAGCATAATGCCCCCGCCGCATCCAAAGACTTGTCAGCATTCATCGTGGTCCTCATCACAACCGGACCTAAGTACACAGAGCGGAGGAGTATCATCCGCAGCACCTGGTTGGCCAAGCGGGACTCGGATGTTCTGGCCAAGTTTGTGGTGGGAACTCAGGGGCTGTCCAACGAGGACCTTCAGAACCTTAACACTGAGCAAGGACGGCACAAAGACATGCTCTTACTGCCTGATTTGCGAGATTCTTATGAGAACTTAACACTTAAGCTGCTGCACATGTACTCCTGGCTGGACCAAAAGGTGGAGTTCAAGTTTGTCCTCAAAGCAGATGACGACACATTTGCACGCTTGGATCTCCTCAAGGAGGAGCTAAAGGGCAAAGAGCCCAGTCGGTTGTACTGGGGCTTCTTCTCCGGGAGAGGGCGAGTGAAAACAGCTGGGAAGTGGAGGGAAAGCTCTTGGGAGCTTTGTGACTACTACCTGCCCTACGCGCTGGGTGGAGGCTACATCCTCTCAGCTGACCTGGTACGTTATGTGCATCTTAATGCGGGCTACTTTAAGACATGGCAGAGTGAGGACGTGTCACTGGGTGCCTGGCTGGCACCAGTGGATGTTCGGCGGACGCATGATCCACGCTTTGACACGGAGTATAAATCACGCGGTTGCAACAACAAATACTTGGTGACACATAAGCAGAGCTTGGAGGACATGTTGGAAAAACACCAGACTCTACAGCGTGATGGCAAGCTCTGCAAGGAGGAAGTCAAGCTGCGATTGTCCTATGTGTATGACTGGAGTGTGCCGCCCTCACAGTGTTGCCAAAGAAAGGATGGCATTCCTtaa